The nucleotide sequence TTGGCGTGGGGCACTTGCTGCCGCTAGTTAATATCGGGTTGGTGTCGTTTGCAGCGGTGGCGCAGTTTGTGCCTGTGGTGTTAGGCGGGCTCTATTGGAAGGGCGGCAACTGGCAGGGCGCTACGGCGGGCCTGTTGGCGGGGTTTGTGGTCTGGTTTTTCACGTTGGTGGTGCCTACTATGGTGGGGCCGCACATGCTGAGCGAGGCGCTGCTCTCCGAGGGCTTATTCGGCTGGAATGGGTTGCGCCCGTTTGCGTTGTTCGGGCTCGAAGGGCTCGATTACTTGTCGCACGGACTGTTTTGGAGCTGGTTTTTCAATATCGGCTTCTACGTGGGGGTTTCCCTGCTGCGGGGGCCTTCGGCGTTGGAGCAGCGCCAGGCCGATATTTTCGTGGGTGTGTTTCATTACCGCAACGTGTTTGAAGGGCCCGCTAGCTGGCAAGGTGCTGCCCAACTGCCCGACGTGCGCGCCCTGCTAAACGGCTTCTTGGGCAAGCGCCGCGCTTCGCAGGCCCTGCGCACTTTTGCCGAACGGTTTCCTGATGCCCACCCCGCCGACGATGTTGCACCGCCTCAGGCCGACCCGCGGCTACTGGCGTACTCTGAAAAGCTACTGGCTGGTAGCATTGGTCCGGCCTCGGCGCGGCTGCTGCTGGCTTCGTCCATTGGGGTAGAAGACATTAGCTTCGACAACGTGGTGGGCATCCTGCGCGAAAGCCAGCAGCTGCTGGAAGTGAACCGCCAGCTGCAAAAGCAGCAGCGACAACTCCAGCGCCTCACCGACGAGCTGCGCGCCGCCTACGACCAGCTGCAGGAGCTAGACCACCACAAAGATGAATTTCTGGCCACCGTCACGCACGAGCTGCGCACTCCGCTGACCAGTATCCGGGCGCTTTCTGAAATCCTGACCGACAATCCCGACCTGGAAGAAGAAGAGCGCCAGCGTTTCCTGCTCACCATCACGCGCGAGTCGGAACGCCTGAGCCGGCTCATCACGCTGGTACTGGACCTAGAGAAGTACGAATCCGGCAAAGCCACCCTCGACCGCACACCCCTCGACCCCGTGGAAGTGCTCAACGACGCCATCGAGTCGGTGGGGCAGCTGCTGCGCGACAAGCAGATTCAGCTGGATGTGGCGGCGCCCCCCGGCCTGCCCCAGCTCTCCGCCGACCGCGACCGGCTGATGCAAGTGCTGGTGAATCTGTTGAGCAACGCCATCAAATCGTGCCGGGCCGATGGCAGCGGCCGTATTCGGGTGGCGGCCGAGCTGCCCCCAGCCACCGCGGGTGCCCCCGCCACGCTCCGCCTGGTGGTGCAAGACAACGGCAAGGGCATCGAAGCGGCTTTTCACACCCTCATTTTCGACAAGTTTTTCCAAGCCCAAAACCAAACCATGCGCAAACCCGAAGGCTCGGGGCTGGGCCTGGCCATCACCAAGAAAATAGTGGAGCTGCACGCCGGCCGCATTTGGGTGGAAAGCCAACCCGAGCAAGGAGCCCGGTTTTCGGTGGAGCTTCCCGTTGTTGCAGTAGCACTTGATGAGTAGCAACCAAGAACTGTCCGCCGTGCATTGTATAAAGCCATTGTATTCGAGTGTCCGCATGGCTCTACTGTCATCTGTAACCCTAAAAACTGATTCAATTATTAATTCCTACTTCCTAATTACTAATTGAAAGATGCCGCACATATTGATAGTGGACGATGAGCCTAACATTGTGATGTCGCTCGAATTTTTGATGCGCAAGAACGGCTATGCCGTAAGCATTGCCCGCAACGGTACCGAGGCCCTCGAAGCCGTCGACCGCGCCCCCCTTGACATCGTGCTGCTCGATATCATGATGCCCGATGTGGACGGCTACCAGGTGTGCCGCTACATCAAAGCCCGGCCAGACCGGGCGGGTACCAAAATCATCTTCCTCTCCGCCAAAACCAAAGACGTTGATGTGCAGAAAGGCTACGAAGCCGGCGCCGACCTCTACATTCCCAAGCCCTTCAGCACCCGCCAGCTCATGAGTAAAGTGCGGGAGCTACTCGCCGCGCCGCACCCCCAGACAAACCTTGCCCCGTAGCCTAGTTGGTGCTTGTCTGCTCGTAGTAGGCAAGTTGGCCTGCAATAGCCGCAGGAAGCAGATGCCTAACAAGAAGTACGTTCCCGTTCCCTTTTGTCTCATGAAATCCACCCCCTCGTATGCAGCGGCGCACGGCGCTAGTTTAGCTGACCCCTCAGCCTTCTGGGTGGAGCAGGCGCGGCAGCTCGCGTGGTTTCAGCCACCGCCGGAGCCGGTGTTGAGCCAGGAGGAAGGCACGGGCTTCACCCGCTGGTTTCGGGGCGGGCAGCTCAACACGGCGTACCTCTGCCTCGACTACCACGTGGCCCACGGGCGCGCCGACCAGCTCGCCCTCATCTACGATTCGCCGGTGACGGCCACCGTGCGGCAGTACACTTACCGCGCGCTGCTCGACCTGACGGCTCGGTTTGCGGGCGGGCTGCGCAACCTGGGCGTACACAAAGGCGACCGGGTACTTATTTACATGCCCAACATGCCGGAAGCAGTGGTGGCCATGTTGGCCTGCGCCCGACTGGGGGCGGTGCATTCGGTGGTGTTCGGTGGCTTTGCGCCCCAAGAACTAGCTATGCGAATTGATGATGCGCAGCCCCGCGCTATTATTTGCGCCTCGGGCGGGCTTGAATTCAATAAGGTCATTCCGTACAAGCCGCTCGTGGATACCGCTATTGCGCAAGCAACGCATCAGCCTGCACACGTGGTAGTGCTGCAGCGCGAAGACGTTGTGCAGGCCGAGTTGCAACCCCACCGCGACGTGGACTTCAGGGAAGTGCTGCAGGCCGCGCCCGTGCCGGCCGTACCCGTCGAGGCCACCGATCCGCTCTACATCCTCTACACCTCCGGCACCACTGGCAAGCCGAAAGGCGTGGTGCGCGACACCGGTGGCCACGCCGTGGCGCTGAAGTACAGCATGGGTGCCGTGTATGGCTTGCAGCCTGGCGAAACCATGTTCAGCGCCTCGGATATTGGGTGGGCCGTGGGCCACAGCTACATTGTGTACGGGCCGTTGCTGCAAGGGTGCACATCGGTGCTGTTTGAAGGCAAACCCGTGCGCACCCCCGATGCCGGGACGTTCTGGCGCCTGCTGGCTGAGTATAAAGTTCAGGTGATGTTCACGGCGCCCACTGCCATTCGGGCCATCAAGAAAGAAGACCCGGAAGGCCAGCTCGCCAGCCAGTATGATTTAAGCCACCTGCGTTACCTGTTTCTGGCCGGCGAGCGGTGCGACCCTGCCACTTACGAATGGGCCGGCCACGTGCTGGGCGTGCCCGTTGTCGACCATTGGTGGCAAACGGAATCGGGGTGGCCTATGCTGGCTACCTCGGTGGGGCTGTCTGATGTACCGCCGCCGTGCGCCGGCTCGGCGGGCCAGCCGGTGCCAGGCTACCACGTGCAGATTCTCGACGAAGGTGGCCAGCCAGTGCCCGCCAACACCACCGGACTAGTGGCCGTGAAACTACCGTTGCCGCCCGGCTGCCTGCCCACGCTCTGGCAAGACGATGCGCGTTTCCAGCGTAGCTACCTCGACACGTTCCCGGGCTACTACCTCTCCGGCGACGGAGGCTACCAAGACGCCCACGGCTACTTCTTTATTATGGGCCGCGTTGATGACGTTATCAACGTAGCCGGCCACCGCCTAAGCACTGGCCAGATGGAAGAGCTGCTAGCAGCCCACCCAGCCGTAGCCGAATGTGTGGTGCTGGGCATTGCGTGCCCGTTGCGCGGCCAACGCCCGGTGGGCTTGGTTGTGCTCAAAGACGGTCAGACTATATCCGAAGCGCAAGTAGAGCAGGAGTTGGTGGGCCTTATCCGCGAAAAGATTGGGGCCGTTGCCAGCTTCCGCCAAGCCGCAGTTGTAAAGCGTTTACCTAAAACGCGTTCCGGTAAAATATTGCGCAAGACCATGCGCCAGTTAGCCGACGGGGAAGATTTTACCGTTCCTTCCACCATCGATGACCCACTGATCCTGGCAGAAATCAGGGCGGTGCTGCAACGGCGGCAGGTAGGCCACGCCTTCGAAAGCCTGGCCGGAAACCTCGCCCCCTGATGCCTGCTCCATGCACGGGGCCGCAAGGTTCCCGGCAGAACAATAACTTGTTGACTACTTCTCCCACTTTACAATTTCACCACTTCCATGCCCGACGTACCCACTAAACATGCCCGCATCCGCACGCTCGAAGAGTACCACGATGCGTACAAGCGTAGCATCGAGAACCCCGAGCAATTCTGGTCTGAGGTAGCGGAGCCCTTCACCTGGCGCCGCAAATGGGACAAGGTCCTCGACTCTGATATGGCCGCCGGCAAGAACGAGTGGTTCAGTGGTGCCCGCCTCAACATCACCGAGAATTGCCTGGACCGGCACTTGGCGGCGCGCGGCAACAAGCTGGCCATCATCTACGAGCCCAACGACACCAAAACCCGTCACCTGCGCCTAACCTACCGGGAACTGCACCAGGAAGTATGCAAGTTCGCTAACGTGCTGCACAACAACGGCGTGGAGAAAGGTGACCGGGTCTGCCTCTACATGCCCATGATTCCGCAGCTGGCCATTGCCGTATTGGCCTGCGCCCGTATCGGAGCCGTGCATTCGGTGGTTTTTGCGGGCTTCTCAGCCACCGCCATTGCCGACCGGGTGAACGATGCGCAAGCCACGGTGGTGCTGACCGCCGACGGCCTGAACCGCGGAGCCAAGCAGATACCGGTGAAGCGCGTTGTGGACGAGGCACTGGAAAACTGCCCTTCCGTGCGCCGCGTGATTGTGGTCGAGCACCTGGGCTGGCCCGTGCAAATGAAGGAAGGGCGCGACGTATGGTACCACGAGGAAGCCGAAGACGTAGCCAAAACCTGCCCAGCCGAGGAAATGGACGCCGAAGATCCGCTCTTCATCCTATACACTTCCGGCAGCACCGGCAAACCCAAAGGCGTGGTGCACAGCACCGCTGGCTACATGGTCTGGACCGATTACACGTTCCGCAACACGTTTCAGGTCGAGGAAAACGATATTTATTGGTGCACCGCCGACATTGGATGGGTGACGGGCCACTCATATTTGCTGTACGGCCCACTGTTGGCGGGCGCTACCACGCTCATGTTCGAGGGTATTCCTACGTACCCCGATGCCGGCCGCTTCTGGGAGGTGATTGACAAGCACTCGGTCAGTATCTTCTACACCGCGCCCACGGCCATTCGCAGCCTGATGGCCGCCCCGCTCGACAACGTGCTCAGCTATTCGCTGGATTCGTTGCGCGTGTTGGGGTCGGTAGGAGAGCCCATCAACGAAGAAGCCTGGTACTGGTACCACCAGCACGTGGGCAAGGAGCGTTGCCCCATCGTGGATACGTGGTGGCAAACCGAAACCGCTGGTATCATGATTTCGGCACTGGCGGGCATCACCCCAAGCGTACCGGCCCGCGCGGGCTTGCCGCTGCCTGGCGTACTGCCGGTGCTGCTTACGCAGGAAGGCAAAGAAATAGAAGGCAACGGCGAAGAAGGCTACTTGGCTATCAAAAACAGCTGGCCTGGCATTATCCGAACCACCTACGGCGACCATGAGCGCGCCCGCCAAACGTACTTCGCTCCGTATCCGGGCTACTACTTCACCGGCGACGGGGCCCGCCGCGACGAAGAAGGCCTCTACCGCATCATCGGCCGCGTTGACGACGTGATAAACGTAAGCGGCCACCGGTTCGGCACGGCCGAAATCGAGAATGCCATCAACCAAAACGCCAACGTGGTGGAATCGGCAGTGGTCGGCTACCCGCACGACGTGAAGGGGCAAGGCATCTACGCCTACGTTATCTGCCGCGAGGGGGCCTGCGACAAGGATGCCGACAAGGCGCACATCGAAGCCAGCATCATCGAAACCATTGTGGCGGAAATCGGCAAAATTGCCAAGCCCGATAAGATTCAGATTGTGTCGGGCTTGCCCAAAACCCGCTCCGGCAAAATCATGCGGCGCATCCTGCGTAAAGTAGCCGAGGGAGAAACCTCCAACCTCGGCGATACCACCACCTTACTTGATCCGGGAGTGGTCGATGAGATTATCGGCGGGCGGAAGTAGCCGACAAAAAGACCCTACCTAGCATAACAGAGGCCACTGGCAAAGCTGCCAGTGGCCTCTGGTGCTTTAGCAGAACACAGCCCGTTGGTTTCAGGTTGAAAACCCGGCGGCTCGTGCGTAGTTGTGAGCGTTGCAGCACGGCTTCCGCTTCGCGCCGTTACCTTCGCGCCAAAATCCACCGTATGCCCAACTTCTACATCCAACCGCTCGACCAGAAGCTAGCGGCGGCCATCCAACTGAAACTAGACAGCAAAACCAAGCCAGTGGGGGCCCTTGGTAGTTTGGAAACCCTGGCCGGTCACGTAGCCCTCATCCAGCAAACCCTCACGCCGCAGCTCCGCAGCCCGCACGTGCTGGTATTCGCCGCCGACCATGGCATTGCGGCCGAAGGCGTGAGCAAGTATCCGCAGGAGGTGACCTACCAAATGGTGCTTAACTTTCTAAGTGGCGGAGCGGCCATCAACGTGTTTTGCCGGCAGCAAGGCATAGCGTTGAAAATAGTGGACGCCGGCGTGAAAGGCAGCTTCACAGAGTTTCCGGCCGTCATCAACCAAAAGATAGCGGAAGGCACCCGCAACTTTCTGCACGAGCCAGCCATGAGTATAACGCAGTGCGAGCAGGCGTTGGCCGCCGGGGCCAAGCTGGCGCGCGAGGTGGCGGCTACGGGGTGCAACGTGCTGGGCTTCGGCGAAATGGGCATTGCCAAC is from Hymenobacter tibetensis and encodes:
- a CDS encoding AMP-binding protein, with translation MKSTPSYAAAHGASLADPSAFWVEQARQLAWFQPPPEPVLSQEEGTGFTRWFRGGQLNTAYLCLDYHVAHGRADQLALIYDSPVTATVRQYTYRALLDLTARFAGGLRNLGVHKGDRVLIYMPNMPEAVVAMLACARLGAVHSVVFGGFAPQELAMRIDDAQPRAIICASGGLEFNKVIPYKPLVDTAIAQATHQPAHVVVLQREDVVQAELQPHRDVDFREVLQAAPVPAVPVEATDPLYILYTSGTTGKPKGVVRDTGGHAVALKYSMGAVYGLQPGETMFSASDIGWAVGHSYIVYGPLLQGCTSVLFEGKPVRTPDAGTFWRLLAEYKVQVMFTAPTAIRAIKKEDPEGQLASQYDLSHLRYLFLAGERCDPATYEWAGHVLGVPVVDHWWQTESGWPMLATSVGLSDVPPPCAGSAGQPVPGYHVQILDEGGQPVPANTTGLVAVKLPLPPGCLPTLWQDDARFQRSYLDTFPGYYLSGDGGYQDAHGYFFIMGRVDDVINVAGHRLSTGQMEELLAAHPAVAECVVLGIACPLRGQRPVGLVVLKDGQTISEAQVEQELVGLIREKIGAVASFRQAAVVKRLPKTRSGKILRKTMRQLADGEDFTVPSTIDDPLILAEIRAVLQRRQVGHAFESLAGNLAP
- a CDS encoding response regulator transcription factor → MPHILIVDDEPNIVMSLEFLMRKNGYAVSIARNGTEALEAVDRAPLDIVLLDIMMPDVDGYQVCRYIKARPDRAGTKIIFLSAKTKDVDVQKGYEAGADLYIPKPFSTRQLMSKVRELLAAPHPQTNLAP
- a CDS encoding sensor histidine kinase: MSKLLVIGFSFGYLALLFGVAYAAERRAGSARSSLVNNPYVYALSMAVYCTAWTYYGSVGRAAHFGLEFVGIYLGPTLMAPAAWLVLRKIIRICRLQRLTSIADFISARYGKSASLGALATVVCVLGIVPYISLQIKAIATSFDIITRGPDALQLPLEGTAASSALYTTVALAFFTIIFGVRSIEATERHEGMVLAVALESLVKLVAFLAAGIFVTFGLFDDFSDVFTQAAAVPDLSRLFTLDGAGTSSGQWFTLLLLSMAAILVLPRQFQVSVVENVNEDHLRKAMWLFPLYLIIINLFVLPLAFGGRLLAGTGFDADTFVLALPMQAGHPWLALFIYIGGLSAASSMIIVETIALSVMMSNHLLMPLLVRIPAAQSEGTSWFAYLGKVALNSRRLAVVLVLLLAYGYYIGVGHLLPLVNIGLVSFAAVAQFVPVVLGGLYWKGGNWQGATAGLLAGFVVWFFTLVVPTMVGPHMLSEALLSEGLFGWNGLRPFALFGLEGLDYLSHGLFWSWFFNIGFYVGVSLLRGPSALEQRQADIFVGVFHYRNVFEGPASWQGAAQLPDVRALLNGFLGKRRASQALRTFAERFPDAHPADDVAPPQADPRLLAYSEKLLAGSIGPASARLLLASSIGVEDISFDNVVGILRESQQLLEVNRQLQKQQRQLQRLTDELRAAYDQLQELDHHKDEFLATVTHELRTPLTSIRALSEILTDNPDLEEEERQRFLLTITRESERLSRLITLVLDLEKYESGKATLDRTPLDPVEVLNDAIESVGQLLRDKQIQLDVAAPPGLPQLSADRDRLMQVLVNLLSNAIKSCRADGSGRIRVAAELPPATAGAPATLRLVVQDNGKGIEAAFHTLIFDKFFQAQNQTMRKPEGSGLGLAITKKIVELHAGRIWVESQPEQGARFSVELPVVAVALDE
- the acs gene encoding acetate--CoA ligase, whose amino-acid sequence is MPDVPTKHARIRTLEEYHDAYKRSIENPEQFWSEVAEPFTWRRKWDKVLDSDMAAGKNEWFSGARLNITENCLDRHLAARGNKLAIIYEPNDTKTRHLRLTYRELHQEVCKFANVLHNNGVEKGDRVCLYMPMIPQLAIAVLACARIGAVHSVVFAGFSATAIADRVNDAQATVVLTADGLNRGAKQIPVKRVVDEALENCPSVRRVIVVEHLGWPVQMKEGRDVWYHEEAEDVAKTCPAEEMDAEDPLFILYTSGSTGKPKGVVHSTAGYMVWTDYTFRNTFQVEENDIYWCTADIGWVTGHSYLLYGPLLAGATTLMFEGIPTYPDAGRFWEVIDKHSVSIFYTAPTAIRSLMAAPLDNVLSYSLDSLRVLGSVGEPINEEAWYWYHQHVGKERCPIVDTWWQTETAGIMISALAGITPSVPARAGLPLPGVLPVLLTQEGKEIEGNGEEGYLAIKNSWPGIIRTTYGDHERARQTYFAPYPGYYFTGDGARRDEEGLYRIIGRVDDVINVSGHRFGTAEIENAINQNANVVESAVVGYPHDVKGQGIYAYVICREGACDKDADKAHIEASIIETIVAEIGKIAKPDKIQIVSGLPKTRSGKIMRRILRKVAEGETSNLGDTTTLLDPGVVDEIIGGRK